Proteins encoded within one genomic window of Candidatus Eisenbacteria bacterium:
- the prfA gene encoding peptide chain release factor 1, with translation MREALEKAKSRFEELTNQLADPAIVSNPAELKRVSKERSSLESLVTAARRYDDVLHRIAEDTAIVRTEKDAELVAMAKAEIEELEQERAKLEQELPRLLLPPDPLDHKNVIVEIRAGTGGEEAALFAAEILRLYMKYAERHGWRAELLSTSEAGGGGMKEAVVSISGEGAYSRFKYESGVHRVQRVPETEASGRIHTSAVTVAVLPEAEEIDVEIKPSDLSIDVFRSSGPGGQSVNTADSAVRIRHLPTGIVVQCQDERSQLKNKAKALKVLRARLLDMEIQEQERKMAATRKSMVSSGDRSAKIRTYNFPQGRVTDHRIGLTLYRLGDVLEGDIDELIDGLFNAEQAERLAASGASA, from the coding sequence ATGCGTGAAGCCCTGGAGAAGGCGAAGAGCCGGTTCGAGGAGCTGACGAACCAGCTCGCGGATCCCGCCATCGTCAGCAACCCCGCCGAGCTGAAGCGCGTGAGCAAGGAGCGGAGCTCGCTCGAGTCCCTGGTCACCGCCGCCCGCCGCTACGACGACGTGCTCCACCGGATCGCCGAGGACACGGCGATCGTGCGCACCGAGAAGGACGCGGAGCTCGTCGCGATGGCGAAGGCCGAGATCGAGGAGCTCGAACAGGAGCGCGCGAAGCTCGAGCAGGAGCTGCCGCGCCTCCTCCTGCCGCCCGATCCGCTCGACCACAAGAACGTGATCGTGGAGATCCGCGCCGGCACCGGCGGGGAAGAGGCCGCGCTCTTCGCGGCCGAGATCCTGCGCCTCTACATGAAGTACGCCGAGCGCCACGGCTGGCGCGCCGAGCTCCTCTCGACGAGCGAGGCCGGGGGAGGCGGCATGAAGGAGGCCGTCGTCTCGATCAGCGGCGAGGGGGCGTACAGCCGGTTCAAGTACGAGAGCGGCGTCCACCGCGTGCAGCGCGTGCCCGAGACCGAGGCGAGCGGGCGCATCCACACCTCCGCGGTCACGGTCGCGGTGCTCCCGGAGGCGGAGGAGATCGACGTGGAGATCAAGCCGAGCGACCTCTCGATCGACGTCTTCCGCTCGTCCGGCCCGGGCGGCCAGAGCGTCAACACCGCCGACTCCGCCGTTCGCATCCGGCACCTCCCCACGGGGATCGTGGTCCAGTGCCAGGACGAGCGCTCCCAGCTCAAGAACAAGGCGAAGGCTTTGAAGGTGCTCCGGGCAAGGCTCCTCGACATGGAGATCCAGGAGCAGGAGCGCAAGATGGCCGCCACCCGGAAGTCCATGGTCTCCTCCGGCGACCGGAGCGCGAAGATCCGCACCTACAACTTCCCGCAAGGCCGGGTCACCGATCACCGGATCGGGCTCACGCTCTACCGGCTGGGCGACGTCCTCGAGGGCGATATCGACGAGCTGATCGACGGGCTCTTCAACGCGGAGCAGGCCGAGCGCCTCGCCGCGTCCGGCGCGTCGGCGTAG
- a CDS encoding DUF1385 domain-containing protein, producing MADRYAPIGGQAVIEGVMMRSPKRVATAVRLPDGSIQIQSRDYTSISRRYPVLGLPILRGAIVLVESLRIGVEALAFSADIAVEADKDKPQEAKRYGKLGLGMGFTILISFVLAFGIFFYLPLKLTDLTGVRDPLLYNLIDGAIRLVFFMIYIVAIGFWGEMQRVFQYHGAEHKTIHNLESGQELTPDIAQTMSRFHPRCGTSFLFLVVIVSFIVFAFLGRPDTWESRALRFALIPVIAGISFEIIRFAGAYYETKPWVRWISEPGLKLQRLTTREPSKDMLEVAIAALRAVL from the coding sequence ATGGCAGACCGCTACGCCCCGATCGGGGGCCAGGCCGTCATCGAGGGGGTCATGATGCGCTCGCCGAAGCGCGTGGCCACCGCGGTGCGGCTTCCCGACGGGAGCATCCAGATCCAGTCCCGGGACTACACGTCGATCTCGCGGCGCTATCCCGTCCTGGGCCTTCCCATTCTCCGCGGCGCGATCGTGCTGGTCGAGTCGCTCCGGATCGGCGTCGAGGCCCTCGCATTCTCCGCGGACATCGCGGTGGAGGCGGACAAGGACAAACCCCAGGAAGCGAAGCGGTACGGGAAGCTAGGCCTTGGGATGGGCTTCACGATCCTGATCTCGTTCGTCCTCGCGTTCGGGATCTTCTTCTATCTCCCGCTCAAGCTGACCGACCTCACCGGCGTCCGCGATCCGCTCCTCTACAACCTGATCGACGGCGCGATCCGCCTCGTCTTCTTCATGATCTACATCGTCGCGATCGGCTTCTGGGGGGAGATGCAGCGCGTCTTCCAGTACCATGGCGCCGAGCACAAGACGATCCACAATCTGGAGTCGGGGCAGGAGCTGACTCCGGACATCGCCCAGACGATGAGCCGGTTCCATCCGCGGTGCGGCACGAGCTTTCTCTTCCTGGTCGTGATCGTGAGCTTCATCGTGTTCGCCTTCCTGGGGCGGCCCGACACGTGGGAGTCGCGCGCGCTCCGGTTCGCGCTCATCCCCGTGATCGCGGGCATCTCCTTCGAGATCATCCGCTTCGCCGGCGCCTATTACGAGACGAAGCCCTGGGTGCGCTGGATCAGCGAGCCCGGGCTCAAGCTCCAGCGCCTCACCACGCGTGAGCCGTCCAAGGACATGCTCGAGGTCGCGATCGCCGCGCTTCGGGCGGTGCTGTAA
- the rpmE gene encoding 50S ribosomal protein L31, which yields MKKGIHPGYYNTQIICACGNVIETRATVKEALHVEICSACHPFFTGKQKLVDTAGRIERFRRKYGMKEQQKPAEAPSA from the coding sequence ATGAAGAAGGGCATTCACCCCGGCTACTACAACACGCAGATCATCTGCGCCTGCGGCAACGTGATCGAAACGCGCGCGACGGTGAAGGAGGCGCTGCACGTGGAAATCTGCTCCGCGTGCCACCCGTTCTTCACCGGCAAGCAGAAGCTCGTCGACACGGCCGGCCGCATCGAGCGCTTCCGCCGCAAGTACGGCATGAAGGAGCAGCAAAAGCCCGCCGAAGCTCCGTCGGCGTAG
- the rho gene encoding transcription termination factor Rho: protein MAEQTETPPAPAPAPATGSPKGLDILQLKSRTIAELMELAHSLGIQGTSGLRKQELIFKILEGQTEKNGLIFAEGVLEILSEGYGFLRSTDYNYLPGPDDIYVSPSQIKRFDLRTGDTVSGQVRPPKDGERYFALLRVEAVNFESPEVAKDKILFDNLTPLYPQEKLRLEAKADDMPTRIMDLLTPIGKGQRGLIVSPPRAGKTVLLQKIANSITENHPEVMLIVLLIDERPEEVTDMERSVKGEVVSSTFDEPAERHVQVADMVIEKAKRLVEHNRDVVILLDSITRLARAHNTVVPHSGKILSGGVDANALQKPKRFFGAARNIENGGSLTIMATALIETGSRMDDVIFEEFKGTGNMEVILDRKLADKRIFPAIDINRSGTRKEELLMTAEELNKVWILRKFLNELNPMEAMEFLIGKMSQTKTNKKFLAMMNT, encoded by the coding sequence ATGGCTGAGCAGACGGAAACACCGCCCGCGCCCGCGCCGGCACCCGCCACGGGTTCGCCCAAGGGCCTCGACATCCTCCAGCTCAAGAGCCGTACCATCGCCGAGCTCATGGAGCTGGCGCACTCGCTCGGCATCCAGGGCACGAGCGGCCTCCGGAAGCAGGAGCTGATCTTCAAGATCCTCGAGGGTCAGACCGAGAAGAACGGCCTGATCTTCGCGGAAGGGGTCCTGGAGATCCTCTCCGAGGGATACGGCTTCCTTCGTTCCACCGACTACAACTACCTGCCGGGGCCGGACGACATCTACGTCTCGCCCTCGCAGATCAAGCGATTCGACCTGCGCACCGGGGACACGGTCTCCGGGCAGGTCCGGCCTCCCAAGGACGGCGAGCGGTACTTCGCGCTCCTCCGCGTGGAGGCGGTCAACTTCGAGAGCCCGGAGGTCGCGAAGGACAAGATCCTCTTCGACAACCTCACGCCGCTCTATCCGCAAGAGAAGCTGCGGCTCGAGGCGAAGGCCGACGACATGCCGACGCGCATCATGGATCTCCTGACCCCGATCGGTAAGGGGCAGCGAGGTCTGATCGTGTCGCCGCCGCGCGCCGGAAAGACGGTCCTCCTCCAGAAGATCGCGAACTCCATCACGGAGAATCACCCCGAGGTCATGCTCATCGTGCTCCTGATCGACGAGCGGCCGGAGGAGGTCACGGACATGGAGCGCTCGGTGAAGGGCGAGGTGGTCTCGTCCACGTTCGACGAGCCGGCGGAGCGCCACGTCCAGGTCGCCGACATGGTGATCGAGAAGGCGAAGCGCCTCGTGGAGCACAACCGGGACGTCGTGATCCTGCTCGACTCGATCACGCGTCTCGCGCGCGCCCACAACACGGTCGTGCCGCACTCGGGCAAGATCCTGTCGGGCGGCGTCGACGCGAACGCGCTCCAGAAGCCGAAGCGCTTCTTCGGCGCGGCGCGAAACATCGAGAACGGCGGCAGCCTCACGATCATGGCCACGGCCCTGATCGAGACCGGAAGCCGCATGGACGACGTGATCTTCGAGGAGTTCAAGGGAACGGGCAACATGGAGGTCATCCTCGACCGGAAGCTCGCGGACAAGCGCATCTTCCCGGCGATCGACATCAATCGCTCGGGCACGCGCAAGGAAGAGCTGCTCATGACGGCCGAGGAGCTGAACAAGGTCTGGATCCTCCGCAAGTTCCTGAACGAGCTGAATCCCATGGAAGCGATGGAGTTCTTGATCGGCAAGATGAGCCAGACCAAGACGAACAAGAAGTTCCTCGCGATGATGAACACCTAG